A genomic segment from uncultured Desulfuromonas sp. encodes:
- a CDS encoding alpha/beta fold hydrolase: protein MKRLLPFQGNMLTLTNGLRYHYLDQGQGDPVVMVHGNPSWCYYYRHLAVALAPSHRVIVPDHIGCGLSDKPDDSRYRYTLEQRVADLETLLDHLHIKENITLVVHDWGGMIGMAFATRYPERIKRCVVLNTAAFHLPASKPLPKALKLCRDSQIGAFLVRGFNAFSRGAAWVGCKINPMPSALRAAYMAPYNTWNNRIATLRFVQDIPLSPADRAYAEVSRVSEQLHLLADKPLFIGWGEKDFVFDHHFLAEWQKRFPQAEYHTWPRGGHYILEDVGDELIPLICRFIRETDGCPDHD from the coding sequence GTGAAACGACTGCTGCCTTTTCAAGGGAACATGCTGACTCTGACCAATGGCCTGCGCTACCATTATCTGGATCAGGGACAGGGAGATCCGGTGGTCATGGTCCACGGCAATCCGAGCTGGTGCTATTACTATCGCCATCTGGCAGTCGCCCTGGCACCAAGCCATCGTGTCATTGTGCCGGACCACATCGGTTGCGGCCTGTCCGACAAGCCGGACGATTCGCGCTATCGTTATACCTTGGAACAACGTGTGGCCGACCTTGAAACCTTGCTCGACCATCTGCACATCAAGGAAAATATCACGCTGGTCGTTCACGATTGGGGCGGCATGATCGGCATGGCCTTCGCCACCCGCTATCCGGAACGGATCAAACGCTGCGTCGTCTTAAATACCGCTGCCTTTCACTTGCCGGCGTCGAAACCGCTGCCCAAAGCGTTAAAGCTCTGTCGCGACAGTCAGATCGGTGCCTTTCTGGTGCGTGGCTTTAATGCCTTCAGCCGTGGTGCTGCCTGGGTTGGCTGCAAGATCAATCCGATGCCCTCTGCCCTGCGGGCGGCGTACATGGCCCCCTACAACACCTGGAACAATCGCATCGCGACATTGCGCTTTGTTCAGGATATTCCGTTGTCTCCTGCGGACAGGGCCTATGCTGAAGTCAGTCGGGTCTCTGAGCAACTTCATCTGCTGGCCGACAAACCCCTGTTCATCGGCTGGGGTGAAAAAGACTTTGTTTTTGACCATCATTTCCTGGCGGAATGGCAAAAGCGCTTTCCTCAGGCCGAATACCATACCTGGCCACGAGGAGGGCATTATATTTTAGAGGATGTCGGCGATGAGCTGATTCCACTGATCTGTCGTTTTATCCGCGAAACGGATGGATGCCCCGACCATGACTGA
- a CDS encoding fatty acid CoA ligase family protein, with protein sequence MTDLSENIALHLSRRAEQQPYTTAVFFPEGRDRSGHVSYTHLTYRQLDQESNHIACALAQYGVLPGDRTVLMVKPSLNFFALTFALFKLGAIPVLIDPGMGVKNIKQCLEEVQPDVFIGIDKAHVARLLLGWGKKSLRVCITTGISLRSTMPTLRHLMQTVSASSPFTIYQPQDQDTAAILFTSGSTGPPKGAIYTHTNFNAQIAALQKLYRIEAGEIDLCTFPLFALFAPALGMTAVIPDMDATRPAQVNPQRIFEAIDNFGVTNMFGSPALLRRVAEQGVRQGKKLPTLKRVISAGAPVPATVLEQFRTMLSEQSPIFTPYGATESLPVCSISSDTLLGETRFLSDQGKGTCVGQPIIDVQIIGIEDNAIEQWSDELRVTDGTIGEICVRGPQVTRGYFNRNEANQRSKIPVNDGTFYHRMGDVGYRDGQGRIWFCGRKDHRVVVQGETLYSIPCEAVFNTHPDVFRTALVGMGERPDQRAILCVELNPGVTKDRHAMIRSELQTIQSNYPHTKAIDAFLFHPCFPVDIRHNAKIFREKLAVWAAKEMS encoded by the coding sequence ATGACTGACCTGAGTGAAAACATTGCCCTGCATCTGTCTCGCCGCGCTGAACAGCAGCCTTACACCACGGCAGTGTTTTTTCCTGAAGGGCGCGACCGCAGTGGCCACGTCAGCTACACTCACCTCACCTACCGTCAGCTGGACCAAGAAAGCAACCACATTGCCTGTGCTTTAGCCCAATATGGTGTGCTTCCAGGGGATCGCACCGTTCTGATGGTGAAGCCCAGCCTGAATTTTTTCGCTTTAACCTTTGCCCTGTTCAAACTCGGCGCCATTCCCGTCCTGATTGATCCGGGCATGGGCGTGAAAAACATCAAGCAATGTCTTGAAGAGGTGCAACCAGACGTTTTCATCGGCATTGATAAAGCTCATGTGGCGCGCTTGCTACTCGGTTGGGGGAAAAAATCCCTGAGAGTGTGCATTACGACGGGCATTTCGTTACGATCAACGATGCCGACCTTGCGTCACTTGATGCAAACCGTCTCGGCGTCATCCCCTTTTACCATTTACCAGCCTCAAGATCAGGACACCGCAGCCATCCTGTTTACCAGCGGCAGTACAGGCCCTCCCAAAGGGGCGATCTATACCCACACCAACTTTAATGCCCAGATTGCCGCACTGCAAAAGCTCTATCGCATTGAAGCTGGTGAAATCGACCTGTGCACCTTCCCTCTGTTTGCCCTGTTCGCTCCGGCACTGGGAATGACGGCCGTGATCCCGGATATGGATGCCACGCGTCCGGCGCAGGTCAATCCACAGCGCATTTTTGAGGCGATTGACAATTTTGGTGTGACCAACATGTTTGGTTCCCCTGCCCTGTTAAGACGTGTTGCCGAACAAGGCGTCCGTCAGGGGAAAAAATTACCGACACTGAAACGGGTTATTTCTGCCGGAGCACCTGTTCCTGCGACGGTTCTCGAACAGTTCCGCACGATGCTCTCTGAACAGAGCCCGATCTTCACCCCCTATGGCGCAACTGAATCCCTGCCGGTTTGTTCCATTAGCAGCGACACCCTGCTTGGCGAAACCCGCTTCCTGTCGGATCAGGGCAAAGGCACCTGTGTTGGCCAACCGATCATTGATGTCCAGATTATCGGCATTGAGGATAACGCGATTGAACAATGGTCGGATGAACTTCGCGTCACAGATGGCACCATCGGTGAGATCTGTGTCCGTGGGCCACAGGTGACCCGTGGTTATTTTAATCGCAATGAAGCCAATCAACGGTCCAAAATTCCTGTCAACGATGGCACCTTTTATCACCGTATGGGGGATGTCGGCTACCGGGATGGCCAGGGCCGGATCTGGTTTTGTGGGCGCAAGGACCATCGCGTTGTGGTTCAGGGCGAAACCCTTTATTCAATCCCCTGCGAAGCGGTGTTCAACACTCATCCGGATGTGTTTCGTACCGCTCTAGTCGGCATGGGCGAACGCCCTGACCAACGTGCAATCCTCTGTGTGGAACTGAATCCTGGCGTTACCAAGGACCGTCATGCCATGATCCGCAGTGAATTACAGACCATCCAGAGCAACTACCCGCACACCAAAGCCATTGACGCATTTCTCTTTCATCCCTGCTTTCCTGTGGACATCCGCCATAATGCGAAAATTTTTCGTGAAAAACTGGCGGTCTGGGCTGCCAAGGAGATGTCATGA
- a CDS encoding NAD-dependent epimerase/dehydratase family protein yields the protein MTILVTGGGGFLGTAIVRKLRLQGHHVRSYSRQRYSHLEALDVEQFCGDLTDLKKLAEAVRDCHIVYHVAAKAGIWGEYAEYYQANVVGTENVIRACRDCGVGKLVYTSSPSVVFNGQSMEGVDESQPYPDHYETAYPQTKALAEQRVIAANDGSLATVSLRPHLIWGPGDNHLTPRIIEGGRSGKLRRIGKQDHLVDCIYIENAAEAHLLAGEKVAIGNRISGKCYFISQDDPRYLWDIVNAILATQNIASVTKTVPERVAYFLGAGCETLFRLLQLKQEPPMTRFLAKELSTAHWFSIEAAKNDLGYQPIFSIEEGLKQLKS from the coding sequence ATGACCATTCTGGTAACCGGGGGCGGTGGTTTTCTCGGTACGGCCATCGTTCGCAAATTACGCCTCCAAGGCCATCACGTGCGCAGCTATTCACGCCAGCGCTATTCTCATCTTGAGGCACTAGACGTCGAACAGTTCTGCGGCGATTTGACCGACCTGAAAAAATTGGCTGAAGCGGTTCGAGACTGTCATATCGTCTATCACGTTGCGGCCAAAGCCGGTATTTGGGGCGAATACGCCGAATATTATCAGGCCAATGTCGTTGGAACCGAGAATGTTATCCGGGCCTGCCGTGATTGCGGAGTCGGCAAACTGGTGTACACCAGTTCCCCCAGTGTGGTGTTCAATGGTCAATCGATGGAAGGTGTTGATGAATCGCAGCCCTACCCGGATCATTACGAAACAGCTTATCCGCAAACCAAAGCGCTGGCCGAGCAACGGGTGATCGCTGCCAATGACGGAAGTCTGGCCACGGTTTCTCTTCGCCCTCATCTGATTTGGGGGCCGGGAGACAACCATCTGACACCACGCATCATCGAAGGTGGCCGCAGTGGCAAACTGCGTCGTATCGGCAAGCAGGATCACTTGGTTGACTGCATCTACATTGAAAATGCGGCTGAAGCCCATCTCCTCGCGGGAGAAAAGGTGGCTATCGGCAACAGGATCAGTGGAAAATGCTACTTTATTTCACAGGACGATCCACGCTATCTGTGGGATATTGTCAACGCGATCCTGGCAACGCAAAACATTGCTTCGGTGACGAAAACTGTACCGGAACGGGTTGCTTATTTTCTCGGAGCGGGATGCGAAACGCTTTTTCGTCTGCTGCAACTGAAACAGGAACCACCGATGACCCGTTTTCTGGCCAAAGAGCTGTCAACAGCCCATTGGTTTTCCATAGAAGCAGCAAAAAATGATCTTGGTTATCAACCAATTTTTTCGATTGAAGAAGGCCTTAAACAGTTAAAGTCCTGA
- a CDS encoding DUF2835 domain-containing protein: MTQTTFSLQISADEYLRYYQGSAAWIRIQADNGQMLRLPAGNFRRFLSHNGIHGRFMITFDDNFKLVSLTKL, from the coding sequence ATGACACAGACGACCTTCTCACTTCAGATCTCGGCAGATGAATATCTTCGTTATTATCAAGGTTCTGCAGCGTGGATTCGCATTCAGGCGGATAACGGCCAAATGCTCAGGCTGCCGGCGGGAAACTTCCGCCGCTTTCTCAGTCATAATGGCATTCATGGCCGTTTTATGATCACGTTTGATGACAATTTCAAACTGGTCTCATTGACCAAGTTATAA
- a CDS encoding cytochrome c3 family protein, which produces MKKSLFLILLSSIALSSAYGEADYSTSAHGDPLYGVERSGLDNYSQGNCAHCHEQHASIGADSAENFMVFSATDGENTAPYTEAENFCFQCHSSTVVNYDYSTVFSGHSEPYGSGGSTAESIMEAFNKSHSHDLNDVYNHAILNADEFPWFKEGSNPCTACHNPHLARRNHSDPEDPTLTVMSMPDEHLSLYGDGDGDGDSSDGDEGGAVSERMSKWSGSPIYIAPTGEPAAADTPDYNQFCLYCHASSVLISNDDRPYYHGGVAGQLLAIKWLENGGDGIQTGVYSVPGDKHGYNTATGYAAVDSPFNIYGTSNTPGDIILSCMNCHEAHGSENDYMHRRWINDLALGVVVSGVTNERGAHCVPCHTEDTASSTGSQPGGWKETHHGGGFSNDNPYTANKDRSAYFTDPNGDGKYCEYCHGASSNASADFAIPCEDCHYHGSYVDEYDKYTATGQANGVKYVTPDNEPYRRKTF; this is translated from the coding sequence ATGAAAAAATCATTATTCCTTATTCTGCTTTCCTCAATCGCACTCTCTTCTGCGTATGGTGAGGCTGATTATTCAACGTCTGCCCATGGCGATCCTCTCTATGGCGTTGAACGATCCGGTCTTGATAATTACAGTCAGGGAAATTGTGCGCATTGCCATGAACAGCATGCGTCCATTGGAGCGGATAGTGCAGAAAATTTTATGGTTTTTTCAGCGACGGATGGTGAGAACACGGCACCATATACTGAGGCGGAGAACTTTTGCTTTCAATGTCATTCGAGCACCGTGGTCAACTACGATTATTCCACCGTATTTTCTGGCCACTCTGAGCCTTACGGAAGTGGTGGGAGTACCGCAGAATCGATTATGGAAGCATTCAATAAATCCCATAGTCATGACCTGAATGATGTTTATAACCATGCCATCTTGAATGCCGACGAATTCCCTTGGTTTAAAGAGGGCAGTAATCCTTGCACCGCATGTCATAATCCACATCTGGCCCGCCGGAATCATTCCGACCCTGAAGATCCGACATTGACGGTGATGTCGATGCCTGATGAACATCTTTCTCTGTATGGCGATGGCGATGGCGATGGCGATAGTAGTGATGGAGATGAAGGGGGGGCCGTTAGCGAGCGGATGAGCAAATGGTCTGGCTCCCCGATCTATATTGCTCCGACAGGAGAGCCTGCCGCTGCAGACACTCCGGATTATAATCAGTTTTGTTTATATTGCCATGCCTCCTCTGTCTTAATTTCCAACGATGATCGTCCGTATTATCATGGTGGTGTTGCGGGGCAATTGCTGGCAATAAAATGGCTGGAAAATGGTGGCGATGGGATTCAAACGGGAGTTTACAGCGTCCCTGGAGATAAACATGGATATAATACGGCGACCGGGTATGCCGCTGTGGACAGTCCTTTTAATATTTATGGAACTTCAAACACACCAGGAGACATCATTCTTTCCTGCATGAATTGTCATGAAGCACATGGCTCGGAAAATGATTATATGCACCGTCGATGGATTAATGATCTTGCGCTCGGCGTGGTTGTCTCAGGTGTGACGAATGAACGGGGGGCTCATTGCGTGCCTTGTCATACAGAGGATACCGCGAGCTCAACTGGAAGCCAGCCCGGTGGTTGGAAGGAAACGCATCACGGTGGCGGTTTCTCCAATGACAACCCGTACACTGCAAACAAAGACAGGTCAGCCTATTTCACCGATCCGAACGGCGATGGAAAGTATTGCGAATATTGTCATGGTGCATCGAGTAATGCCAGTGCAGATTTCGCGATTCCGTGTGAGGATTGCCATTATCATGGTTCATATGTTGACGAATATGACAAGTACACGGCAACCGGTCAGGCGAATGGTGTGAAATATGTGACACCCGACAATGAGCCCTATCGCCGGAAGACGTTTTGA
- a CDS encoding sigma-54 dependent transcriptional regulator, which yields MNNERVLVVDDEKLINWSLVEMLEDAGYVVESAATGAEARSKFAAFQPEMILLDIALPDANGMELLQEFKEQDGQVMVIMITANADLDSTVKSLKLGADEYIGKPFNLDVIEHRVRQILDKRRLKKQTTTTKRILRRKNDFDQLVGSSAKMIEVFKMTKICAESDCKTILILGESGTGKELVARAIHMHSSRADAPFIDVNCAAIPDNLLENELFGHEKGAFTDASQREEGIFECADGGTVFLDEIGDMPLAMQTKILKVIETRRYRRVGGRVNLEANVRIVAATNQDLPTLVEKGLFRGDLYYRLNVMCIHLPPLRERIDCIPSLVDYFIGRLNAEYGKKVQGVETETMAYLMQYDWPGNVRELRNTIERVMMLDPAPLLTPNFLPPEIRQPSHDVVTERVLNTESIPLPESSGMGITLPPNGITLEEVEKMLIQQALQRYDGNQTKAANCLGMSRDTIRYRMKKFGLN from the coding sequence ATGAATAATGAACGTGTTCTTGTTGTTGATGACGAAAAACTGATCAACTGGTCCTTGGTAGAAATGCTGGAAGATGCCGGTTATGTCGTTGAATCTGCGGCAACCGGTGCAGAAGCGCGCAGTAAATTTGCCGCATTCCAACCTGAAATGATTTTGCTGGATATCGCTCTTCCCGATGCCAATGGTATGGAGTTGTTACAGGAGTTCAAGGAACAGGATGGGCAGGTGATGGTGATTATGATCACCGCAAATGCTGATCTGGATTCTACTGTGAAGTCTCTCAAGCTTGGTGCCGACGAATATATCGGCAAACCGTTCAATCTGGATGTCATCGAACACCGGGTCAGGCAGATTCTCGATAAGCGACGCCTGAAGAAACAGACCACAACGACCAAGCGGATTTTACGGCGTAAAAATGATTTCGATCAACTGGTGGGTAGTTCGGCCAAAATGATCGAAGTGTTTAAAATGACCAAAATCTGTGCTGAAAGCGATTGCAAAACGATTCTGATTCTGGGGGAAAGTGGTACCGGGAAAGAATTGGTCGCCAGAGCTATCCATATGCACAGTTCGCGTGCCGACGCACCGTTTATTGATGTGAACTGTGCGGCGATTCCCGATAATCTTCTTGAAAATGAATTGTTCGGTCATGAAAAAGGCGCATTTACCGATGCTTCACAGCGTGAAGAGGGCATTTTCGAATGTGCTGACGGTGGAACCGTTTTTCTTGATGAGATTGGCGACATGCCGTTAGCGATGCAGACAAAGATTCTTAAAGTCATAGAAACACGCCGTTACCGGCGCGTCGGCGGGCGAGTCAATTTGGAAGCTAACGTTCGTATCGTTGCGGCGACGAATCAGGATCTGCCAACGCTGGTGGAAAAAGGACTGTTTCGCGGCGATCTTTATTATCGGCTTAATGTCATGTGTATCCACTTGCCTCCGTTACGCGAGCGGATCGACTGTATTCCCAGTCTGGTCGATTATTTTATCGGTCGTCTCAATGCCGAATATGGCAAAAAAGTTCAGGGTGTAGAAACGGAAACCATGGCGTATTTAATGCAGTACGACTGGCCGGGAAATGTCCGTGAACTGCGCAATACGATTGAACGGGTCATGATGCTGGATCCCGCGCCGTTATTGACGCCAAACTTTTTGCCCCCGGAAATTCGTCAGCCGAGCCATGATGTGGTGACGGAACGCGTTCTGAACACTGAATCCATTCCCTTGCCGGAATCATCAGGCATGGGAATCACCTTGCCTCCCAACGGGATAACGCTTGAAGAAGTTGAGAAAATGCTGATTCAACAAGCCTTGCAGCGTTATGACGGCAACCAAACCAAGGCAGCAAATTGCCTGGGGATGAGCCGCGATACCATCCGTTATCGAATGAAGAAATTCGGATTGAATTGA
- a CDS encoding 6-bladed beta-propeller, translating into MQQRKKNKYFFYSCIFLSLWACDLHHFASDCQAETQINTIRLVATRHVDDNEQPLSYPTTIAYDATRDEIIVTDAGKSQLVVFNNELFPIDSLDQGRGIFGVSSCLPAKEGLYVTCGDTEKSDGGIALVNKAFIVEEMIHPEKLNPQLGTFTATRLIANTNNRFYVLSIEKSAVSVFDRNWHYLHDIVPKDEKLGIPEPAPIQALDCDTQGNLYFLSEERGRVFVYDLHEKFLYKFGEKGGAERKLARPRGISVDSRNRRLFIVDYLRHAVSAYTLDGNYLFEIGGKGTRPGWFLYPTDVTVDMEGNIYVTDTFNHRIQEFSITAQ; encoded by the coding sequence ATGCAGCAGAGAAAAAAAAATAAATATTTTTTTTACAGCTGTATTTTTCTAAGCCTCTGGGCCTGTGACCTGCATCATTTCGCATCCGACTGTCAGGCCGAAACACAGATCAACACCATTCGTCTGGTGGCAACACGCCATGTTGATGATAACGAACAGCCATTATCGTATCCGACGACCATTGCTTATGATGCAACGCGCGATGAGATTATCGTCACTGATGCCGGAAAATCGCAGCTGGTGGTGTTTAACAATGAACTGTTTCCGATTGACAGCCTGGATCAGGGACGGGGGATTTTCGGTGTCAGCAGCTGTTTGCCCGCCAAGGAAGGACTTTATGTCACTTGCGGCGACACGGAAAAAAGTGATGGAGGAATTGCTCTGGTCAACAAGGCATTCATTGTTGAAGAAATGATTCATCCCGAAAAACTCAATCCGCAATTGGGCACATTTACAGCAACGCGACTGATTGCAAATACCAATAATCGATTTTATGTCCTGAGTATCGAGAAGAGCGCTGTGAGTGTTTTTGATCGCAACTGGCACTACCTGCACGACATTGTCCCCAAGGATGAAAAGCTGGGCATTCCCGAACCGGCTCCGATTCAGGCGCTGGATTGCGACACACAGGGCAATCTCTATTTTCTCAGCGAAGAACGTGGTCGGGTCTTTGTTTATGATCTTCACGAAAAATTTCTGTACAAATTCGGCGAAAAAGGTGGTGCAGAACGCAAGCTGGCCCGGCCGAGGGGAATTTCGGTCGACAGCAGAAACCGTCGCCTGTTCATCGTTGACTACCTGCGTCATGCTGTTTCGGCCTATACCCTGGACGGAAATTATCTGTTCGAAATCGGTGGCAAAGGGACCAGACCAGGCTGGTTTCTCTACCCGACGGACGTTACCGTGGATATGGAAGGAAATATTTATGTTACCGACACATTCAACCATCGGATTCAGGAGTTCTCAATTACGGCGCAATAA